From the genome of Paucidesulfovibrio longus DSM 6739, one region includes:
- a CDS encoding class I SAM-dependent methyltransferase, with translation MTPSDRDRALRERHNEFFTGEHARNNRGRVLTPGQQKLVSLLRMGALGENLREGRGRPALDAGCGAGFNTVSLGLLGWRAHAFDITPELAENARANAAGYGVEAEVRCGTNQAVPFADASMDLLVSMNAVHYVESAGEIEQAFAEFARVLRPGGRLYLTTNHPENWIFQDGEPAGKNLVRVRRDGDYRDGLTLYRFRNEAELRSLAEAHFSDVRIGTDMQEYFVKTLRNYVLTGVRA, from the coding sequence ATGACGCCATCGGACCGCGACCGCGCCCTGCGCGAACGCCACAACGAATTCTTCACGGGCGAGCACGCCCGGAACAACCGCGGCCGCGTGCTCACCCCCGGACAGCAGAAGCTCGTCTCCCTGCTGCGCATGGGCGCGCTGGGCGAAAACCTGCGCGAGGGGCGGGGCCGCCCGGCCCTGGACGCGGGCTGCGGCGCGGGCTTCAACACCGTGAGCCTGGGGCTGCTCGGCTGGCGGGCCCACGCCTTCGACATCACCCCGGAGCTGGCCGAAAACGCCCGCGCCAACGCGGCCGGATACGGCGTGGAGGCCGAGGTCCGCTGCGGCACGAACCAGGCCGTCCCCTTTGCCGACGCGAGCATGGACCTGCTCGTGTCCATGAACGCCGTCCACTACGTGGAGAGCGCCGGGGAGATCGAACAGGCATTCGCGGAGTTCGCGCGGGTTCTGCGGCCGGGCGGTCGCCTCTACCTGACCACCAACCACCCGGAAAACTGGATTTTCCAGGACGGCGAGCCCGCCGGGAAGAACCTCGTGCGCGTGCGCCGGGACGGCGACTACCGCGACGGCCTGACCCTCTACCGCTTTCGGAACGAGGCCGAGCTGCGCTCCCTGGCCGAGGCCCATTTCTCGGACGTCCGCATCGGCACGGACATGCAGGAATATTTCGTGAAGACCCTGCGCAACTATGTGCTCACGGGGGTGCGCGCATGA
- a CDS encoding amidohydrolase family protein, producing the protein MILDALTHITRDGDWFGTGLDASLPALLARMDRDGVDRAVLAGMPGADDDALLLDAAKAHPGRFLAVAGVDVCEDAFVDERGLNRRLEEIKALGFAGIKLHPRLSGVPVTDPRIRKAVHLAGKLDLTALVCTLHRPPLPPLGRPVSDALYELCRACDKTRIVLVHGGYVDLLATSELIRPLEHVLLDLTLTLTRFARTSVGLDCAWLLETFDRRVCVGSDFPEGDMGRVGEALDALGAGREALDGMARNAVRFFPPTREDA; encoded by the coding sequence ATGATTCTCGACGCCCTGACCCACATCACCCGCGACGGCGACTGGTTCGGCACCGGGCTGGACGCCTCCCTGCCCGCGCTCCTGGCGCGCATGGACCGGGACGGCGTGGACCGGGCCGTGCTCGCGGGCATGCCGGGCGCGGACGACGACGCCCTGCTGCTGGACGCGGCCAAGGCCCATCCCGGCCGCTTCCTGGCGGTGGCGGGCGTGGATGTCTGCGAGGACGCGTTTGTGGACGAACGCGGGCTGAACCGGCGGCTGGAAGAGATCAAGGCGCTGGGATTCGCAGGGATCAAGCTGCATCCGCGCCTTTCCGGCGTTCCCGTGACGGACCCGCGCATCCGCAAGGCCGTGCATCTCGCCGGAAAGCTGGACCTCACGGCCCTGGTCTGCACCCTCCACCGCCCGCCCCTGCCGCCCCTGGGCCGCCCCGTGTCCGACGCGCTCTACGAGCTTTGCCGCGCCTGCGACAAAACCCGCATCGTGCTCGTGCACGGCGGGTACGTTGATCTGCTGGCCACCTCCGAGCTGATCCGCCCGCTGGAACACGTGCTCCTGGACCTGACCCTGACCCTGACCCGCTTCGCCCGGACCTCGGTGGGCCTGGACTGCGCCTGGCTCCTGGAGACCTTCGACCGCAGGGTCTGCGTGGGCTCGGATTTCCCGGAGGGGGACATGGGCCGCGTGGGCGAGGCCCTGGACGCCCTGGGCGCTGGGCGGGAGGCCCTGGACGGCATGGCCCGCAACGCGGTGCGCTTCTTCCCCCCGACGCGGGAGGACGCATGA
- a CDS encoding beta/alpha barrel domain-containing protein: MTALEPRRIEILECTLRDGSYAVDFQFTSRDTAIIARGLERAGIRRIEIGHGLGLNASNTGAGTAAENDEAYMRAVEGVLAEASWGMFCIPGIARPDDLRLAGDHGMGFVRIGVQPENFEQAAPFARAARDRGMRVFVNLMKSYTVDPDEFGAIAARVAGFGADGLYLVDSAGCMLPNEVRAYLEAAAPAGLELGFHGHDNLRLGMANALAAAEHGARWIDTTLQGIGRSSGNPSTEAFAALLLRRGAFREEDFFALLRLGERHIRPLLRSAGQGGMEVVSGLAGFHSGFLDRVAAIAREERAPLAGVVLRLCEQTRSGAPEELVREIARALHRERLAAPETEAKETAATKRPAPAPDAPRTPQDELDDVLRRVTVQARKLGLHSLLNVVADPLLTEGRRVSHVVHVFPDAVFGSVEVGDADAARELLRATAGKVDFHLLDASPLPGGAPLTDLAREALSPFEILEYDDAEVLLRAVTGQLQGILCGLHGKRVLLFGGPPAGASLAEKLAQRLERLHARVTRIAPPEPGRAPDGDMLERFAGAAAQCDVLAVCSPGFAPLAEAFLAASERAVVFEARIGSLGPENIRALRGQGFTVYRPDMRSVMASELRMLLAYRLHHHQGFPEREIGGVRLVSHGLIGRPGDVVVDDVLRPTHIIGVSDGAGLTRPAKPDDERLRRLEDLLQEGRDDVS; encoded by the coding sequence ATGACCGCCCTGGAGCCCCGCCGCATCGAGATCCTGGAGTGCACGCTCCGGGACGGCAGCTACGCCGTGGACTTCCAGTTCACCTCGCGGGACACGGCGATCATCGCCAGGGGCCTGGAACGCGCGGGCATCCGGCGGATCGAGATCGGGCACGGGCTCGGACTGAACGCCTCGAACACGGGCGCGGGAACCGCCGCCGAGAACGACGAAGCCTACATGCGCGCCGTGGAGGGCGTGCTGGCCGAGGCGAGCTGGGGCATGTTCTGCATTCCGGGCATCGCGCGCCCGGACGACCTGCGCCTGGCCGGGGACCACGGCATGGGCTTCGTGCGCATCGGCGTGCAGCCGGAAAATTTCGAGCAGGCCGCGCCCTTTGCGCGCGCGGCGCGCGACCGGGGCATGCGGGTCTTCGTCAACCTGATGAAGTCCTACACCGTGGACCCGGACGAATTCGGGGCCATCGCCGCCCGGGTCGCGGGCTTCGGCGCGGACGGGCTCTATCTCGTGGACTCCGCGGGCTGCATGCTCCCGAACGAGGTCCGGGCCTATCTGGAAGCGGCCGCGCCAGCCGGGCTGGAACTGGGCTTCCACGGCCACGACAACCTCCGGCTGGGCATGGCCAACGCCCTGGCCGCGGCCGAGCACGGAGCCCGCTGGATCGACACGACCCTTCAGGGCATCGGCCGCAGCAGCGGCAACCCCTCCACCGAGGCCTTCGCCGCGCTGCTCCTGCGCCGGGGAGCCTTCCGCGAGGAGGATTTCTTCGCCCTGCTGCGCCTGGGCGAACGCCACATCCGGCCCCTGCTCCGCTCGGCCGGGCAGGGCGGCATGGAGGTCGTCTCCGGGCTGGCCGGGTTCCACTCCGGCTTTCTGGACCGGGTCGCGGCCATTGCCCGCGAAGAGCGCGCGCCCCTGGCCGGGGTGGTGCTCCGGCTCTGCGAGCAAACCCGGAGCGGCGCGCCCGAGGAACTCGTGCGCGAAATCGCCCGCGCCCTGCACCGCGAACGGCTGGCAGCCCCGGAAACGGAAGCGAAGGAAACAGCCGCGACAAAGCGCCCCGCACCCGCACCGGACGCACCCCGCACCCCGCAGGACGAACTGGACGACGTGCTCCGGCGCGTCACGGTCCAGGCCCGCAAGCTCGGCCTGCACTCGTTGCTGAACGTGGTGGCGGACCCGCTCCTGACGGAAGGCCGCCGCGTGTCCCATGTGGTCCACGTCTTTCCGGACGCCGTGTTCGGCTCCGTGGAGGTGGGCGACGCGGACGCGGCCCGCGAGCTGCTGCGCGCCACCGCGGGCAAGGTGGACTTCCACCTCCTGGACGCCTCGCCCCTGCCCGGAGGCGCGCCCCTGACCGATCTGGCCCGCGAGGCGCTCAGCCCCTTCGAGATTCTGGAATACGACGACGCCGAGGTGCTGCTGCGCGCGGTGACAGGCCAGCTCCAGGGCATCCTCTGCGGCCTGCACGGCAAGCGCGTCCTGCTCTTCGGCGGCCCTCCGGCGGGGGCTTCCCTGGCGGAAAAGCTGGCGCAGCGGCTGGAGCGGCTTCATGCCCGCGTGACCCGCATCGCCCCGCCGGAGCCGGGCCGCGCCCCGGACGGCGACATGCTGGAACGCTTTGCCGGAGCCGCGGCGCAGTGCGACGTGCTCGCGGTCTGCTCGCCCGGATTCGCGCCCCTGGCCGAGGCCTTTCTCGCCGCCTCGGAGCGGGCCGTGGTCTTCGAGGCCCGCATCGGCTCCCTGGGCCCGGAGAACATCCGCGCGCTGCGCGGGCAGGGCTTCACGGTCTACCGCCCGGACATGCGCTCGGTCATGGCCTCGGAGCTGCGCATGCTCCTGGCCTACCGGCTGCACCACCACCAGGGCTTTCCCGAACGGGAGATCGGCGGCGTGCGCCTCGTCTCCCACGGGCTCATCGGCCGTCCCGGCGACGTGGTCGTGGACGACGTGCTGCGCCCCACGCACATCATCGGCGTGTCCGACGGCGCGGGCCTGACCCGCCCGGCCAAGCCCGACGACGAACGGCTCCGCCGTCTGGAGGATCTTTTGCAGGAAGGAAGAGACGATGTCTCGTGA
- a CDS encoding ATP-grasp domain-containing protein: protein MSRDAVLVLGASRYYAGSIRQIAEMGLRVVVTDGNPNAYAADAGHAFHAVDITDAQATLRLAEQEGVRAVVALNDYGVPTAAAVAEALGLRGIGPEAARRATDKLLMRRAWEKAGAPQPRFVLVPGDGPIPDDLAERLGSGPLIVKPAESRGGASRGVLAVDRPEDLPAAVEYARGFYADRRVLVERRAEGTEHSMELIGSNGEARVLCIGDKRKTPLPHRVDTDVIYPTALTGELRRAAEQAAIQGALSLGLRTFAAHVELCMTEDGPRLFELGARFGGGHTASHILPQVTGRKYLQDHVRLLLEDGPLPPLPREERGCVYRFLTPPPGRLAAVRGLERVLDAPGVLDAGLFLKAGDAVPLVRTGPDRAGFIVTAGKDRNEALERADRAQELLDFQYTEE, encoded by the coding sequence ATGTCTCGTGACGCGGTTCTCGTGCTCGGCGCGTCCCGCTATTACGCGGGCTCCATCCGGCAGATCGCCGAGATGGGCCTGCGCGTGGTGGTCACGGACGGCAATCCGAACGCCTATGCGGCGGACGCGGGCCACGCGTTCCACGCGGTGGACATCACCGACGCGCAGGCCACCCTGCGTCTGGCCGAGCAGGAGGGCGTGCGCGCCGTGGTCGCGCTGAACGACTACGGCGTGCCCACGGCGGCTGCCGTGGCCGAGGCCCTTGGGCTGCGGGGCATCGGGCCGGAGGCCGCGCGCCGGGCCACGGACAAGCTCTTGATGCGCCGGGCCTGGGAAAAGGCAGGCGCGCCCCAGCCCCGCTTCGTGCTCGTGCCCGGCGACGGTCCCATTCCGGACGATCTCGCGGAACGGCTCGGTTCCGGCCCGCTGATCGTCAAGCCTGCGGAAAGCCGGGGCGGGGCCAGCCGGGGCGTCCTGGCCGTGGACCGGCCCGAAGACCTGCCCGCGGCCGTGGAATACGCGCGCGGCTTCTACGCGGACAGACGCGTGCTCGTGGAGCGGCGGGCAGAAGGCACGGAGCACAGCATGGAGCTGATCGGCAGCAACGGGGAGGCCCGCGTGCTCTGCATCGGCGACAAGCGCAAGACCCCGCTGCCGCACCGGGTGGACACGGACGTGATCTACCCCACGGCCCTCACGGGGGAGCTGCGCCGGGCCGCCGAGCAGGCCGCGATCCAGGGGGCGCTCTCCCTGGGCCTGCGGACCTTCGCGGCCCACGTGGAACTCTGCATGACCGAGGACGGCCCCCGGCTCTTCGAGCTGGGCGCTCGCTTCGGCGGAGGACACACCGCCAGCCACATCCTGCCCCAGGTCACGGGCCGGAAATATCTCCAGGACCACGTGCGCCTGCTCCTGGAGGACGGGCCTCTGCCGCCCCTGCCCAGGGAGGAGCGCGGCTGCGTCTATCGTTTCCTGACCCCGCCGCCGGGCCGGCTCGCCGCGGTGCGCGGCCTGGAGCGCGTCCTGGACGCGCCCGGAGTGCTCGACGCGGGACTGTTTCTGAAAGCGGGCGACGCCGTGCCCCTGGTGCGCACCGGGCCGGACCGCGCCGGCTTCATCGTCACGGCAGGCAAAGACCGGAACGAGGCCCTGGAACGCGCGGACCGCGCCCAGGAGCTGCTCGATTTCCAATACACGGAGGAGTAG
- a CDS encoding radical SAM/SPASM domain-containing protein, whose amino-acid sequence MRKDDFVEKELMTQRNRLRYIESTLTGRTSPDFVPRRVFIEVTNHCNYRCVHCPSHTVMTRPRGFMDFDLYASIIDELAPHWAELTVNLYKTGEPTLHPRIYDMLDYANEKGLFVQMNSNFGAVKKKDLPRMGNDFYLGVSIDAATAETYKAIKNGRDFWAMLDVFLDYLEAWGEGADHGAYACDAIFLRQERNWDEAELFEEMFSRLPVGHVAVYPMHNFTGDLKGDDGASIRTSEIPFPQWPACNVPWDVSGVNWNGDVVACIYDVDGRYLLGNVRETPLLEIWRGEEMERFRRNMRARDFDAISGNNLHCKDCSIIWDKDYHLPKDYHSEVARMEQYLGAAVKRVALARERHEEIMERWRYLKAHRQDWLDELRERGEALTRAREAAKAEE is encoded by the coding sequence ATGCGTAAGGACGATTTCGTCGAAAAGGAACTCATGACCCAGCGGAACCGGCTCCGCTACATCGAATCCACCCTCACGGGCCGGACCTCTCCCGACTTCGTGCCCCGCCGGGTCTTCATCGAGGTCACCAACCACTGCAACTACCGCTGCGTGCACTGCCCCTCGCACACGGTCATGACCCGCCCGCGCGGCTTCATGGACTTCGATCTCTACGCCTCGATCATCGACGAGCTGGCCCCGCACTGGGCCGAGCTGACAGTGAACCTCTACAAGACCGGGGAGCCGACCCTGCACCCGCGCATCTACGACATGCTCGACTACGCCAATGAAAAGGGCCTGTTCGTGCAGATGAACTCCAACTTCGGCGCGGTGAAGAAGAAGGATCTGCCCCGCATGGGCAACGACTTCTACCTCGGCGTCTCCATCGACGCGGCCACGGCCGAGACCTACAAGGCCATCAAGAACGGCCGGGACTTCTGGGCCATGCTCGACGTGTTCCTGGACTACCTGGAAGCCTGGGGCGAGGGCGCGGACCACGGCGCCTACGCCTGCGACGCCATCTTCCTGCGCCAGGAGCGCAACTGGGACGAGGCCGAACTCTTCGAGGAGATGTTCTCCCGGCTGCCCGTGGGCCACGTGGCCGTGTATCCCATGCACAACTTCACCGGCGACCTCAAGGGCGACGACGGCGCGAGCATCCGCACCTCCGAGATTCCCTTTCCGCAGTGGCCCGCCTGCAACGTGCCCTGGGACGTCTCCGGGGTGAACTGGAACGGCGACGTGGTCGCCTGCATTTACGACGTGGACGGCCGCTACCTGCTCGGCAACGTGCGCGAAACGCCGCTGCTGGAGATCTGGCGCGGCGAGGAGATGGAACGCTTCCGCCGGAACATGCGCGCCCGCGACTTCGACGCCATTTCCGGCAACAATCTGCACTGCAAGGACTGCTCGATCATCTGGGACAAGGACTACCACCTGCCCAAGGACTACCATTCCGAGGTGGCCCGCATGGAGCAGTACCTCGGCGCGGCGGTCAAGCGCGTGGCCCTGGCCCGCGAGCGGCACGAGGAGATCATGGAGCGCTGGCGGTATCTCAAGGCGCATCGCCAGGACTGGCTCGACGAGCTGCGCGAGCGGGGCGAGGCCCTGACCCGCGCCCGCGAGGCCGCCAAGGCGGAGGAGTGA
- a CDS encoding DUF1847 domain-containing protein, with product MSGRDSKTSGCVCPTDCATLFAPDRVPPACPARREGEVMARAREEYRREASVARTNWEAFARLVGHGGAGRSRLEHVMEFSRSMGWKRIGMAGCARYLPLMHAAERVLAEFGFASACFSCKVGGNKFPDIDIEKDSDWTLCNPLGQALLLNEWGADLNVAFGLCMGHDLIFQHYSDAPVTTLVVKEKISDDDPTATLRRMDAGEYACAPFLVDEEDAPAGAETTGRRS from the coding sequence ATGTCCGGCCGCGACTCCAAGACCTCCGGCTGCGTCTGCCCCACGGACTGCGCCACGCTCTTCGCCCCGGACCGCGTTCCCCCGGCCTGCCCCGCCCGCCGGGAGGGCGAGGTCATGGCGCGCGCCCGCGAGGAGTATCGCCGCGAGGCAAGCGTGGCCCGCACCAACTGGGAGGCCTTTGCCCGGCTCGTGGGCCACGGCGGCGCGGGCCGCTCCCGGCTGGAGCACGTCATGGAATTCAGCCGCTCCATGGGCTGGAAGCGCATCGGCATGGCCGGGTGCGCGCGCTACCTGCCGCTGATGCACGCGGCCGAGCGCGTCCTGGCGGAGTTCGGATTCGCCTCGGCCTGCTTTTCCTGCAAGGTGGGCGGCAACAAGTTCCCGGACATCGACATTGAAAAGGACTCGGATTGGACGCTCTGCAATCCGCTGGGCCAGGCCCTGCTGCTCAACGAATGGGGAGCGGACCTGAACGTGGCCTTCGGCCTCTGCATGGGCCACGACCTGATCTTCCAGCACTACAGCGACGCGCCCGTGACCACGCTCGTGGTCAAGGAAAAGATTTCGGACGACGACCCCACGGCCACGCTGCGGCGCATGGATGCGGGCGAATACGCCTGCGCGCCCTTCCTCGTTGACGAGGAGGATGCCCCGGCCGGGGCCGAAACCA